The sequence below is a genomic window from Deinococcus cellulosilyticus NBRC 106333 = KACC 11606.
GATCCTCAAACTGTCCAGAGGGGACGAAAACGCCCTCAGGGACCTCCATGACCTGCTGAAGGGTCGGGTGTACACCCTGGCCCTGGAGATGCTGAAAAGCCCCCAGGACGCAGAAGAGGTCCTGCAGGACACCTTTGTGAAGCTGTACCACCATGCCAGGGAATTCAGCCCGCACATCCATGCTCCCCGTGCCTTCATCTACACCATTGCCCGTCGGGAGTGCCTGAACCGCATCCGTGCCCAGAAGGCCCGGCCCCTGAACGCAGGGCTGGACCTGACCGAGCACGACCACCTTGCCTCCACCCCTTTTTCTGACCCCGAGGACCGGGTCACGGTAGACCACGCCATGAACCACCTGAACGCGCTTGACCAGCACCTGATTCACGACGCCTTCTTCGAGGGGTACACCCACGATGAACTCTCCAGCCGCTACCGGCTTCCGCTCGGGACCATCAAGACCCGATTGCGGCGTGCCCTCTCGGCCATGAAAAAAGCACTGGAGGGGAAAGGATGACCCACCCACGTGACCACCTGATCAGCTACGTGCTCGGTGAACTCCCCGAAACCGAACGGCAGGCCATGGAAGAGCACCTGCTGGATTGCCCGGTGTGCCGCAAGAAGGTGCTGGAATTGCAAGAAGGGATGGAGGTCCTGGTGGAAAAACTGCCAGAGCAGAAAGCACCGGACGTGTGGCCTGGGATTCAGGCACAGATCTCTGGTGCTTCCCGACAGGTTCCATCTTCCAGACCCCTGTGGACCCGCCCCTCCATGCTGGCAGCTTCCATTCTGGTGATGGGACTTCTGGGATATGGAACGGTGGCGTTCGTGCAGCACTACCAGT
It includes:
- a CDS encoding anti-sigma factor domain-containing protein, which codes for MTHPRDHLISYVLGELPETERQAMEEHLLDCPVCRKKVLELQEGMEVLVEKLPEQKAPDVWPGIQAQISGASRQVPSSRPLWTRPSMLAASILVMGLLGYGTVAFVQHYQSTTLVRHYVEMAVRTETIRTKEGQNIAKVIFAQDGKALFVPISKPPADRTYQAWGRVGGTPFSLGLTRGEPLEVQYVGFERVGLSMEPTGGSEKPTHPLGGIDLL
- a CDS encoding RNA polymerase sigma factor, translated to MDSETQLILKLSRGDENALRDLHDLLKGRVYTLALEMLKSPQDAEEVLQDTFVKLYHHAREFSPHIHAPRAFIYTIARRECLNRIRAQKARPLNAGLDLTEHDHLASTPFSDPEDRVTVDHAMNHLNALDQHLIHDAFFEGYTHDELSSRYRLPLGTIKTRLRRALSAMKKALEGKG